In a genomic window of Occallatibacter riparius:
- a CDS encoding glycoside hydrolase family 16 protein: MENGDRPTPKEKSTRNARRFSPLARIRAAHAKQIAILCSFLLPLAACRSAQDLQRPSIVFVHTPPSQSGGPELLDDLSGKVINGPPGAKIVAYARNSEWWIQPFRSRPFTEIGSDGNWKTATHLGTDYAVLLVSPGYQPPVRIKELPAIGGAVLAIALTKGNAGQSIAPKILHFSGYDWAVSSSADYRGGELSDYEPSNAWVDDHGHLHLLMSEGEGQWHCAGIRLTRSLGYGTYRFVVQDTVHLPTSAVLAMFTRDDRQNQEDGAEMNIELSHWGKQTNRNADCVVQPYYVPENTVHYNVPAGPMTYELRWEPGNATFRTFSGNSEISAAHKIMEHVFKAGIPIPAAETVHMNFYDFHHSKSGLHHPVEVVVERFEYLP; encoded by the coding sequence ATGGAAAACGGCGACCGTCCTACTCCCAAAGAGAAAAGTACTCGGAATGCTAGACGTTTCAGCCCGTTGGCTCGGATACGGGCAGCCCACGCAAAACAGATCGCCATTCTATGCAGTTTTCTACTTCCTCTCGCCGCTTGCCGATCTGCACAGGATCTTCAGCGTCCTTCGATTGTCTTTGTCCACACTCCGCCCAGCCAATCTGGCGGTCCAGAACTGCTGGATGACCTGAGTGGGAAAGTGATCAATGGCCCTCCCGGAGCAAAGATCGTTGCATACGCGCGCAACTCCGAATGGTGGATCCAACCATTTCGGAGCCGCCCGTTTACCGAGATTGGGTCCGATGGGAACTGGAAGACCGCTACCCATCTTGGAACGGACTACGCAGTGCTGCTGGTTTCCCCGGGGTATCAGCCTCCGGTGCGCATCAAGGAACTCCCCGCAATAGGTGGCGCAGTGCTCGCTATAGCGCTCACGAAAGGGAATGCCGGGCAATCTATTGCGCCCAAGATTCTACATTTCAGCGGATATGACTGGGCGGTGAGTTCGTCTGCGGACTATCGCGGTGGCGAATTGAGCGACTATGAGCCCTCAAATGCTTGGGTCGATGATCATGGGCATCTTCATCTCTTGATGAGCGAGGGGGAAGGCCAATGGCATTGTGCCGGTATACGTCTGACGCGGAGCCTCGGTTACGGGACCTACCGTTTCGTTGTTCAGGACACTGTCCATCTGCCGACGTCCGCAGTACTCGCAATGTTCACCCGCGACGACCGTCAGAACCAGGAAGATGGGGCGGAGATGAATATCGAGCTAAGCCATTGGGGCAAGCAAACAAACCGGAATGCTGATTGTGTCGTACAGCCATACTATGTTCCTGAAAATACCGTTCATTACAATGTCCCGGCGGGCCCGATGACGTACGAGCTCCGCTGGGAACCGGGGAACGCCACATTTCGAACCTTCTCTGGAAATTCCGAGATCTCCGCCGCACATAAAATCATGGAACACGTGTTTAAGGCGGGCATCCCCATACCCGCCGCTGAAACGGTTCACATGAACTTCTATGATTTTCACCACTCAAAAAGCGGATTGCATCACCCTGTCGAAGTTGTGGTGGAAAGGTTTGAATATCTTCCGTGA
- a CDS encoding Dyp-type peroxidase → MAKLNAADIQGFAMRGYTFPVARFVLMGIANAEGGRALLLRILDQVTTAERWDVKPDSTLNIAFTYAGLVRMGLPDATLLSFPVEFVQGMKARAPILEDSGNSAPERWDAVWRDSQVHVWVAIYGESLDVLARRCATLRQFLQETGGARILYEQDASALPDANGGYSTKEHFGYTDGFGNPDFEGADRKSQPGQGKLTADGKWVPLATGEFLLGYPDEAGEIPAGPVPHLLAKSGTFMVYRKLHQNVATFRHYLDEHGSRYAGGKEKLAAKFVGRWRDGTPLLLSPDKEDPAIVTNPARSTNFTYGEDSGGSRCPIGAHMRRVNPRDAFGFGGALINRRRIMRRGLPYGVYTPPDQPANDADEHGVIFIVLNASISRQFEFVQQQWIQYGNDSHQGSDRDPLMGAHNGQGKFMIQGDTNASNPPYMCTALPSFVETRGGDYFFMPSLTALRLIATNSVDPR, encoded by the coding sequence ATGGCTAAATTGAACGCTGCCGATATCCAAGGGTTTGCGATGCGCGGATATACCTTTCCGGTCGCGCGCTTCGTATTGATGGGGATTGCGAACGCCGAGGGCGGACGCGCGTTACTCCTTCGTATTCTCGACCAGGTCACGACGGCGGAGCGTTGGGATGTGAAGCCGGATTCCACACTCAATATCGCGTTCACTTACGCGGGACTGGTCCGGATGGGACTGCCGGATGCCACGCTGCTCAGTTTCCCGGTGGAGTTTGTACAGGGGATGAAGGCGCGCGCGCCAATTCTGGAGGATTCTGGAAACAGCGCGCCGGAGCGATGGGACGCGGTGTGGCGAGACTCACAAGTACACGTTTGGGTGGCGATTTACGGGGAATCGCTGGATGTGCTGGCGCGTCGCTGCGCGACTCTGCGGCAGTTTCTGCAAGAGACCGGTGGTGCGCGGATCCTCTACGAGCAGGACGCATCGGCGCTGCCTGACGCCAACGGCGGTTACAGTACCAAAGAACATTTCGGATACACAGATGGTTTCGGCAACCCCGATTTCGAAGGAGCCGACCGCAAGTCGCAGCCAGGGCAGGGAAAACTGACCGCTGATGGCAAGTGGGTTCCTCTCGCGACGGGCGAGTTCCTGCTCGGCTACCCGGATGAGGCGGGCGAAATTCCAGCAGGTCCCGTACCGCATCTGCTGGCAAAGAGCGGTACCTTCATGGTGTATCGCAAGCTTCATCAAAATGTCGCCACATTCCGCCACTACCTCGATGAGCACGGCAGCCGCTATGCAGGAGGGAAAGAGAAACTCGCGGCCAAGTTTGTCGGTCGCTGGCGTGACGGCACGCCCCTCCTGCTTTCTCCGGATAAAGAGGATCCGGCGATCGTGACCAACCCGGCGCGCAGCACAAACTTTACCTATGGTGAGGATTCCGGGGGAAGCCGGTGCCCGATTGGCGCGCACATGCGCCGCGTCAATCCGCGGGATGCTTTTGGCTTCGGCGGCGCGCTCATCAATCGACGTCGCATCATGCGCCGTGGCCTGCCCTACGGCGTCTACACGCCGCCCGACCAGCCGGCCAATGACGCCGACGAACATGGCGTGATCTTCATCGTGCTGAATGCCAGCATTTCCCGCCAGTTCGAATTTGTGCAGCAGCAGTGGATCCAGTACGGTAACGATTCGCACCAGGGAAGCGATCGCGACCCACTGATGGGCGCTCACAACGGCCAAGGCAAGTTCATGATCCAGGGCGACACCAATGCTTCGAATCCGCCCTACATGTGCACCGCGCTTCCAAGTTTTGTGGAAACGCGGGGCGGTGACTACTTCTTCATGCCCAGCCTTACCGCCCTCCGGTTGATCGCAACGAACTCGGTGGACCCCAGATAA
- a CDS encoding sensor histidine kinase produces MGGTIFAIAKSRDGYLWLGTEHGLVRFDGSDFTAVPEPLSDGRHAGAVRGLVEDADGELWVRLDGPRLLRYENGTFDDPVAKFGLTDAAFTATSQDTRGKLLVWGPKNGTLRFQNGEFDRTSACDDMNGIVISVLDSTDGTLWLGTRDAGLYQVQNGNCNQVFSEVRLQSVNALAASEAGGVWIGSEAGLYLWEHGTLVPLDLPQQLRRAQIFALTRDHHHNLWVGTDHGLFRINLLSRKVTGFLGSTAGIEVSAIYEDNEGEIWFGCGRTLQRLRDGMFASYFLQEGQLNENGGPIFVDDAERTWFAPVSGGLFFLKDGAIQRVSVPALNNDVIYSISGGDGELWLGRQQGGLTQLTRRGDQWVARTYTRKDGLAQNSVYTVVRARDGAIWAGTVSGGLSVLRNGQFKNYSVDTGLRSNAIFSAMEASDGTMWFASPSGLVSFAGDHWTTYSANTAEPSPNVRTVFEDSGKVLWIGTSHGLARFDHGRIAIPDDLPEALTEEVLGIGQDAQGFLWVATAHHVVRVDRGPLLSGTLSEKDVLSYAAEDGLLETEGVRRDRCLVSDSSGRIWLSRQHSLAFADVQAADGYRWPASVRIDSVSPGEAYSPGKPLDVPPGTRNITFRYSPTALFMPGRIQFRYRLDDYDQAWSQDDSLRQVVYTHLSPGRYTFRIMASNALGAWNGPETDIALIIRPALWQTWYFRLLCAVAFAIAIVWLYRIRMLHYNERLNRRFQDRLAERTRIAQDLHDTLLQGVLSASLQLDIAQDHLPDDSPARPMLGRVLQLMRQVTEEGREALRSLRSFNSGTTIETAFARPPQEAGLTQSSTYRVHVEGGPRQLMPAVGNEVIFIGREALLNAFNHAQARNIDVTIEYGSRAFRFLVHDDGCGIDPAILKNGRYGHWGLAGMRERAEAIGSVLKIQSRGSGGTDVELTVPAVIAFADLRVRDSWWPWRAKKDYSKVRENRQPPP; encoded by the coding sequence ATGGGAGGGACAATCTTTGCCATCGCTAAGTCTCGCGATGGCTATTTGTGGCTGGGCACCGAACACGGACTCGTTCGGTTCGACGGGTCCGACTTCACTGCCGTGCCGGAGCCTTTGTCAGACGGTCGTCACGCCGGCGCGGTGCGTGGTCTTGTGGAAGACGCCGACGGGGAACTTTGGGTGCGTCTCGACGGCCCCCGTCTGCTCCGGTATGAGAATGGGACGTTCGATGATCCCGTTGCAAAATTCGGGCTGACAGATGCAGCCTTTACGGCTACTTCGCAGGACACTCGGGGAAAGCTGTTGGTCTGGGGACCAAAAAACGGGACACTTCGATTTCAGAACGGCGAATTTGATCGGACATCTGCTTGCGACGACATGAACGGCATCGTGATCTCCGTTCTCGATTCGACAGATGGCACGTTGTGGCTGGGTACGCGCGACGCAGGTTTGTACCAGGTACAAAACGGCAATTGTAACCAAGTCTTCTCTGAGGTTCGGCTCCAAAGCGTAAATGCGCTTGCTGCGTCAGAAGCTGGAGGGGTCTGGATCGGGTCGGAAGCCGGGTTGTACCTCTGGGAACATGGGACCCTTGTCCCGCTCGATCTCCCCCAACAACTACGCAGGGCACAGATTTTCGCGCTTACCAGAGATCACCACCACAACCTTTGGGTTGGAACGGACCACGGCCTTTTCCGAATCAATCTTCTAAGCAGGAAAGTCACCGGCTTTCTTGGCAGCACTGCCGGAATTGAGGTCTCGGCCATTTATGAGGACAACGAAGGCGAGATATGGTTCGGATGCGGCCGCACCCTGCAACGCTTGCGTGACGGAATGTTCGCTTCGTACTTCCTGCAGGAAGGGCAGCTCAATGAGAACGGAGGTCCGATTTTTGTCGACGACGCCGAGCGCACCTGGTTTGCGCCGGTCTCAGGCGGCCTCTTCTTTTTGAAGGACGGGGCCATCCAACGCGTGTCTGTGCCGGCTCTGAACAATGACGTGATCTATTCGATCAGTGGTGGCGACGGTGAACTTTGGCTCGGTCGCCAGCAGGGTGGTCTGACTCAGCTGACACGGCGCGGCGATCAATGGGTTGCCCGAACCTACACCCGTAAAGACGGATTAGCGCAGAACAGCGTATATACAGTGGTGCGCGCACGGGATGGCGCAATTTGGGCTGGCACAGTGAGCGGCGGTCTGAGCGTACTCCGCAATGGCCAATTCAAGAATTATTCGGTCGACACCGGTCTCCGCTCCAATGCCATCTTCTCTGCGATGGAGGCCTCCGATGGAACGATGTGGTTCGCTTCACCGAGCGGACTCGTCTCTTTTGCCGGTGACCATTGGACAACATATAGTGCGAACACTGCAGAGCCGTCACCGAATGTCAGGACCGTTTTCGAAGACTCCGGGAAGGTTCTCTGGATTGGCACATCGCATGGGCTAGCCCGTTTTGACCATGGACGCATTGCAATTCCTGATGACCTGCCAGAGGCCCTCACCGAAGAGGTACTGGGCATCGGACAGGATGCCCAGGGGTTCCTCTGGGTCGCAACCGCACACCATGTCGTTCGGGTGGACCGCGGTCCACTGCTCTCCGGCACTCTCTCCGAGAAGGACGTACTCAGCTACGCGGCGGAGGATGGCCTTCTTGAAACCGAAGGAGTGCGGCGCGACCGCTGCCTCGTTTCTGACTCTTCGGGACGGATTTGGCTCTCGCGACAACATTCGCTGGCCTTCGCGGATGTGCAAGCCGCAGATGGATACCGTTGGCCTGCCAGCGTACGGATCGACTCTGTCTCACCGGGAGAAGCGTATTCACCTGGTAAGCCGCTCGACGTGCCTCCTGGAACCCGAAATATCACGTTCCGGTATTCACCAACGGCCTTATTCATGCCCGGGCGTATTCAGTTTCGTTATCGGTTGGATGACTATGATCAGGCATGGAGCCAGGACGATTCCTTGCGTCAGGTTGTCTACACGCATCTGTCTCCGGGGCGCTATACCTTCCGCATCATGGCTTCCAACGCTCTCGGAGCTTGGAATGGTCCGGAGACCGATATTGCACTCATCATTCGTCCAGCACTCTGGCAGACATGGTATTTCCGTCTGTTATGTGCTGTCGCCTTTGCGATAGCGATCGTTTGGCTCTACCGCATCCGGATGCTTCACTACAATGAGCGCCTGAACCGTCGTTTTCAGGACCGTCTGGCGGAACGCACCCGCATAGCGCAAGACCTTCACGACACCCTCCTGCAAGGTGTCCTCAGTGCATCCCTTCAGTTGGACATCGCCCAGGACCACCTGCCCGACGATTCGCCTGCGCGACCGATGCTTGGCCGTGTTCTGCAACTCATGCGGCAGGTTACCGAAGAAGGACGCGAAGCCTTGCGGAGCCTTCGCTCCTTCAATAGCGGCACAACAATCGAGACGGCATTCGCCCGTCCGCCCCAGGAGGCGGGCCTGACGCAATCGTCCACCTACAGGGTTCACGTTGAAGGTGGCCCACGTCAGCTTATGCCCGCTGTAGGCAACGAGGTGATTTTCATTGGCAGAGAAGCATTACTCAACGCATTCAATCATGCTCAGGCACGCAACATCGACGTAACTATCGAATATGGTTCGCGAGCCTTTCGCTTCCTGGTGCACGACGATGGCTGCGGAATCGATCCAGCTATTCTGAAGAACGGCCGTTATGGCCACTGGGGTTTAGCTGGCATGCGCGAACGCGCTGAGGCCATCGGTTCCGTGCTCAAGATCCAAAGCCGCGGCTCGGGCGGAACAGATGTTGAACTGACCGTCCCCGCTGTGATTGCCTTCGCTGACTTGAGGGTGCGGGATTCATGGTGGCCCTGGCGGGCAAAGAAGGACTATTCTAAGGTGCGTGAGAACAGGCAGCCGCCCCCATGA